A segment of the Acidobacteriota bacterium genome:
CCAATAGGTGCAGGTTGAGCCACCCTTCGGCCGGAGCGGTCTGTTGCGCATCCTGTTGACATGTCATGGTGTACGCTCCATGTTGGCGTCTCATTGGCGGTTCCTAATGGAGTTCCTAATGGAGTTCCCAATGGAGTGTCTGTATTGGGAACTTTTCACAGTCCTCACGCCGGGTCCTCCTCGAAGAGGGAGGGGGTCTGGTGGCTCTCGACGGCTTTTGCCCACCCGGCGGCCGCCTCGAGCTCGGCACGGATCGCGGCGAGGGTGTCCTCTTGCCCACGCTCGCCTGCGAAGAAGCCCAGGAGCGCGCGGATGGCCTCGGCTTGGCGGCGCTGGTAGTCGGCGATCTCCGCCTCGCGGGCGGAGCGCACCCGGGGTAGGCGGACGCAGAGAAAGCCAAGGCGGGCCGCAATGTGTTTGAGGATGCTGTAGTCGCGGGTCTTTTCCATGAGGGGGATCAGGTGCTTGCTGTTGATTCTGGCCTCTTCGTCGAGGGGGTTACTGAGGCGGTAGAGCATGCCGGGCTTGATGCCGAGGGCGTCCGCGAGGTCTTCGATGCCCTCGCCGCCCCGGTACCGGCGGATCGTGGTGGCCACCACCTGGTCCAGCGTTCGCATTCCCCGCCCCTCCTGCTAACGTCCGCTAGTGTGGACGTTGAGTAACTGCTTGATTTCGCTAATTGACTCCGTGATTTCCGAGCCCCATACTGGGGGAGAAGGAGGGCCCCCGGGTGGCGCTCCCGGGAGCCCTGTGAGGAAAGGAGGCGGAGG
Coding sequences within it:
- a CDS encoding phage regulatory CII family protein, yielding MRTLDQVVATTIRRYRGGEGIEDLADALGIKPGMLYRLSNPLDEEARINSKHLIPLMEKTRDYSILKHIAARLGFLCVRLPRVRSAREAEIADYQRRQAEAIRALLGFFAGERGQEDTLAAIRAELEAAAGWAKAVESHQTPSLFEEDPA